One Herbaspirillum rubrisubalbicans genomic window carries:
- a CDS encoding sugar ABC transporter ATP-binding protein encodes MTTEASSARQDGLALRVENLSKRYGAFHALRGITLGIRRGTIHGLLGENGAGKSTLVGLISGQRVPSEGRIFLDGEEIQGADVKRMEAAGVFLVPQEPMIIEHMSVMENLMLGLWPAKRGFVAWRRMRENAARMLAGTGIDAERLAGTLDAVARRKLNILRAMFSGGSIIILDEPTAALTVPDRLQLFAFMRQLRASGVTFIFISHFNDEILDICDAVSVLRDGELVATCEEVCSLSSSQLSEFVLGRELDLFQRDRRPAHALVSAEVISLFGVSGLNDDKLCVDRLELQPGEIIGFTGLPGEGAKELARGLFGLLPLRSGQISFPREPACSLPQRPDQALAMGIAYLSDDRRRDGVVGHLSIRENIALSSLPRRLRAGLVDEGEERQVCTSYFRRMGIKADSAEDAVNTLSGGNQQKVCLGRVLATLPRLLILDEPTRGIDVGVKQDVLRILDQLSQAGVSVIIVSTDVDELARAADRICIFQRGRIAHVVSGDDISTDRLRQLAQ; translated from the coding sequence ATGACGACTGAAGCATCTTCCGCCCGCCAGGATGGCCTGGCACTGCGGGTGGAAAACCTGAGCAAGCGCTATGGCGCTTTCCATGCCCTGCGCGGCATCACGCTGGGTATCCGGCGCGGCACCATCCACGGCCTGTTGGGCGAGAACGGCGCCGGCAAGAGCACGCTGGTGGGCCTCATCTCGGGCCAGCGTGTGCCCAGCGAAGGACGCATCTTTCTCGATGGCGAGGAAATCCAGGGCGCCGACGTCAAGCGCATGGAAGCTGCTGGCGTGTTTCTGGTGCCGCAGGAACCGATGATCATCGAGCATATGTCGGTGATGGAAAACCTGATGCTGGGGCTCTGGCCGGCCAAGCGCGGCTTCGTCGCCTGGCGCCGGATGCGCGAGAACGCCGCGCGCATGTTGGCCGGCACCGGGATCGACGCCGAGCGCCTGGCCGGCACCCTGGACGCGGTGGCGCGGCGCAAGCTCAATATCCTGCGCGCCATGTTCTCGGGCGGCAGCATCATCATTCTGGATGAACCGACCGCGGCGCTGACGGTGCCGGATCGCCTGCAATTGTTCGCCTTCATGCGCCAGCTACGCGCCTCGGGCGTGACCTTTATCTTCATCTCGCACTTCAACGATGAAATCCTGGACATCTGCGACGCCGTCAGCGTGCTGCGTGACGGTGAGCTGGTCGCCACCTGTGAAGAAGTGTGCAGTCTCAGTTCTTCCCAGCTCTCGGAGTTCGTGCTGGGGCGCGAGTTGGACCTGTTCCAGCGCGATCGCAGGCCGGCTCACGCGCTGGTCAGCGCTGAGGTCATCAGCCTGTTCGGCGTCAGTGGCCTCAATGATGACAAGCTCTGCGTGGATCGCCTGGAGCTCCAGCCCGGTGAAATCATCGGCTTTACCGGCTTGCCAGGGGAGGGCGCCAAGGAATTGGCGCGCGGCTTGTTCGGACTGCTACCCTTGCGCAGCGGACAGATCAGCTTCCCGCGCGAGCCGGCTTGCAGCCTGCCGCAGAGGCCGGATCAAGCCTTGGCCATGGGCATCGCCTATCTCTCCGACGACCGCCGCCGGGATGGGGTGGTCGGCCATCTCTCCATCCGCGAGAACATCGCGCTGTCGTCGTTGCCACGGCGGCTGCGCGCCGGCCTGGTGGATGAAGGGGAAGAACGGCAGGTCTGCACCTCCTACTTCAGGCGCATGGGCATCAAGGCCGATAGTGCCGAGGATGCCGTCAACACCTTGAGCGGCGGCAACCAGCAAAAGGTCTGCCTGGGGCGTGTGCTGGCCACCCTGCCGCGTCTGCTGATCCTGGACGAGCCCACGCGCGGCATCGATGTCGGTGTCAAGCAGGATGTCTTGCGCATCCTCGACCAGTTGAGCCAGGCCGGGGTGAGCGTGATCATCGTCTCCACCGACGTCGACGAACTTGCCCGCGCCGCCGACCGCATCTGCATCTTCCAGCGCGGACGCATCGCCCATGTGGTCAGTGGCGATGACATCAGCACCGACCGCCTGCGTCAACTGGCGCAATGA
- the prpF gene encoding 2-methylaconitate cis-trans isomerase PrpF, with translation MSQVPQIRIPATYMRGGTSKGVFFKLDDLPQAARVPGRARDKLLQRVIGSPDPYGKQIDGMGGATSSTSKTVIIARSERAGHDVDYLFGQVSIDKDFVDWSGNCGNLSAAVGPFAISAGLLDPSKLPQDGVAVITIWQANIGKTIVAHVPMRGGQVQETGDFELDGVTFPAAEVQLEFMDPAAEEEGAGGAMFPTGNVVDTLEVPGVGSFQATMINAGIPTIFLNAEEIGYTGTELQDAINSDPAALARFETIRAHGAIRMGLISKVEEAATRQHTPKVAFVAPPKEYVSSSGKTVTVQDTDVLVRAMSMGKLHHAMMGTAAVAIGTAAAIPGTLVNLAAGGGERNSVRFGHPSGTLRVGAQAKLEEGQWVVTKAIMSRSARVLMEGWVRVPGDAF, from the coding sequence ATGAGCCAAGTCCCCCAGATCCGCATTCCCGCCACCTACATGCGTGGCGGCACCAGCAAGGGCGTCTTCTTCAAGCTCGATGACCTGCCCCAAGCCGCCCGCGTCCCGGGCCGCGCCCGCGACAAGTTGCTGCAACGGGTGATCGGTAGCCCCGATCCCTACGGCAAGCAGATCGATGGCATGGGCGGCGCCACCTCCAGCACCAGCAAGACCGTCATCATCGCGCGCAGCGAGCGTGCTGGCCATGACGTCGACTACCTGTTCGGCCAGGTCTCCATCGACAAGGATTTCGTGGACTGGAGCGGCAACTGCGGCAACCTGTCGGCCGCCGTCGGGCCTTTCGCGATTTCCGCCGGGTTGCTGGATCCGTCCAAGTTGCCGCAGGATGGCGTGGCCGTCATCACCATCTGGCAAGCCAACATCGGCAAGACCATCGTGGCCCACGTGCCGATGCGTGGCGGCCAGGTGCAGGAAACCGGCGATTTCGAACTGGATGGCGTGACCTTCCCCGCGGCCGAGGTGCAACTGGAATTCATGGACCCCGCTGCCGAAGAAGAAGGTGCAGGCGGTGCCATGTTCCCCACCGGGAATGTGGTCGATACCCTGGAGGTGCCCGGCGTGGGCAGCTTCCAGGCCACCATGATCAATGCCGGCATCCCTACCATCTTCCTCAATGCGGAAGAGATCGGTTACACCGGCACCGAACTGCAGGACGCCATCAACAGCGACCCGGCCGCGCTGGCCCGCTTCGAGACCATCCGCGCCCATGGCGCGATCCGCATGGGGCTCATCAGCAAGGTGGAAGAAGCGGCCACCCGCCAGCACACGCCCAAAGTGGCCTTCGTGGCTCCACCCAAGGAATATGTTTCCTCCAGCGGCAAGACGGTCACCGTGCAAGACACCGATGTGCTGGTGCGCGCCATGTCCATGGGCAAGCTGCACCACGCCATGATGGGCACGGCGGCAGTGGCCATCGGTACCGCAGCGGCCATTCCTGGCACGCTGGTGAACCTGGCCGCAGGTGGAGGGGAGCGCAACAGCGTGCGCTTCGGCCACCCTTCCGGCACCCTGCGCGTGGGCGCGCAAGCCAAGCTGGAAGAAGGCCAGTGGGTGGTCACCAAGGCCATCATGAGCCGCAGCGCCCGGGTGCTGATGGAAGGCTGGGTACGGGTGCCGGGCGACGCTTTCTGA
- a CDS encoding sugar ABC transporter substrate-binding protein has translation MTSHHANTRRQIVLGGIALGALATTRWAGAQQKLLIPFSNKSLDYYFFVIEEAAVKRAVEANQGSFQATNASFDNTRQLEQWQSLMLSRPAALVSDPIDSQAIVSGLRRYNQQKIPVAIIDTPAESGNVAITVSFDNYLGGVMAAKEIINRLVKKHGSPKGKVLNCYGALASVAWRQRKEGMDAEFAKYPGITYIARPTEGKLDQMLAVTLATLSEHPDLDAVHAPSDSPARGIATALQQKNRWKKVDEKDHVIFVTIDGEPVALRWIQDGYMDACVSQDPIAYGEVAVEMLVKYSIGGKEVPIGPYENKKYFWEKGQIVKGKTGPTLIIPPFVIDRSNAADQRHWGYVAEKVWGIAYT, from the coding sequence ATGACATCGCATCACGCCAACACCCGTCGCCAGATCGTCCTGGGCGGTATCGCCCTGGGTGCCCTGGCCACCACCCGCTGGGCCGGGGCACAGCAGAAGCTGTTGATTCCGTTCAGCAACAAGAGCCTGGACTATTACTTCTTCGTGATCGAAGAAGCGGCGGTCAAGCGCGCCGTCGAGGCCAACCAGGGCAGCTTCCAGGCCACCAATGCCAGCTTCGACAACACCCGCCAGCTGGAGCAATGGCAGTCGCTGATGCTCTCGCGCCCGGCCGCCCTGGTCTCGGACCCCATCGACAGCCAGGCCATCGTCAGTGGCCTGCGCCGCTACAACCAGCAAAAGATCCCGGTGGCCATCATCGATACCCCGGCCGAAAGCGGCAACGTGGCCATCACCGTCAGCTTCGACAATTACCTGGGCGGCGTGATGGCGGCCAAGGAAATCATCAACCGTCTGGTCAAGAAGCATGGCAGCCCCAAGGGCAAGGTGCTCAACTGCTATGGCGCCCTGGCCAGCGTGGCCTGGCGCCAGCGCAAGGAAGGCATGGATGCCGAGTTCGCCAAATACCCCGGCATCACCTATATCGCCCGTCCCACCGAGGGCAAGCTGGACCAGATGCTGGCGGTGACCCTGGCCACGCTGTCCGAGCATCCCGATCTGGATGCGGTACACGCGCCCAGCGACTCGCCGGCCCGTGGCATCGCCACCGCCTTGCAGCAGAAGAACCGCTGGAAGAAAGTGGATGAGAAGGACCACGTGATCTTCGTCACCATCGATGGCGAGCCGGTGGCCTTGCGCTGGATCCAGGATGGCTACATGGATGCCTGCGTATCGCAGGACCCGATTGCCTATGGCGAGGTGGCCGTGGAGATGCTGGTGAAGTATTCGATTGGCGGCAAGGAAGTGCCCATCGGCCCCTATGAAAACAAGAAGTACTTCTGGGAGAAAGGCCAGATCGTCAAGGGCAAGACCGGTCCCACGCTGATCATCCCGCCCTTCGTGATCGACCGCAGCAATGCCGCCGACCAGCGCCACTGGGGTTATGTGGCCGAGAAGGTGTGGGGCATCGCCTATACCTGA
- the dld gene encoding D-lactate dehydrogenase produces MALRETLIEGLCEIVGQAHVLTSAAAKRRYCRGYRYGRGEALAVVRPGSLRQMWQVLQACHQADVIVICQAANTGLTGGSTPVEEGYDRPVIVLNTLRLRRLDLLEQGRQVLTQPGVTLDQLERRLKPLGREPHSVIGSSCMGASVTGGICNNSGGALIRRGPAYTQLALYAQVDAQGRLQLVNHLGLGLGDTPEEILGRLDRGELPEGAGACDCGGRHASDQEYGQHVRDVDAPTPARYNADPRRLYEASGSAGHVVVFALRLDIFPADDAPTVFYIGSNDPAELEAIRRTLLQHAVHLPIAGEYMHRSAFEASERYGKDLFLFIQRFGTERLMQAYALKSRVDAWLERLGLRAGTSDRILQRLAHWLPPHLPPRLAVYRDGYEHHLLLKMSQQGADYARGVLQARFPSASGDFFECEAGEGQAAFLNRFVVGAAIVRYRAVHEREVEDIVALDIALPRNTIDWFERLPPEIADKIRFTMYCGHFFCHVMHQEYLVNKGEDCETLKQAILALLEAKGAKYPAEHNVGHQYRAEPALEAFYRRLDPTNSFNPGIGKTSRRKHWR; encoded by the coding sequence ATGGCGTTGAGGGAAACATTGATAGAGGGGCTTTGCGAGATCGTCGGCCAGGCCCACGTCTTGACCAGCGCTGCGGCCAAACGCCGTTACTGTCGCGGTTATCGCTATGGTCGCGGCGAAGCCCTGGCCGTGGTGCGGCCGGGCAGCCTGCGCCAGATGTGGCAGGTGCTGCAGGCCTGCCACCAGGCCGATGTCATCGTGATCTGCCAGGCCGCCAATACCGGCTTGACCGGAGGCTCGACGCCTGTCGAAGAGGGCTATGACCGGCCGGTGATTGTGCTCAATACCTTGCGGTTGCGGCGGCTGGACTTGCTCGAGCAGGGGCGGCAGGTCCTGACCCAGCCGGGCGTGACGCTGGATCAACTAGAACGCAGGCTCAAACCGCTGGGGCGCGAGCCTCACTCGGTGATCGGCTCCAGTTGCATGGGGGCGTCGGTCACCGGGGGCATCTGCAACAACTCGGGGGGGGCACTGATCCGGCGCGGCCCGGCTTATACACAACTGGCCTTGTATGCCCAGGTCGATGCCCAGGGCCGGCTGCAACTGGTCAATCACCTCGGTCTGGGGTTGGGCGATACCCCCGAGGAAATCCTGGGGCGACTCGATCGTGGAGAGCTTCCTGAAGGCGCTGGTGCCTGCGACTGTGGTGGACGTCATGCCTCCGATCAGGAATATGGCCAGCACGTGCGTGATGTCGACGCGCCCACGCCGGCCCGCTACAACGCCGATCCGCGCCGGCTGTACGAAGCGTCGGGTTCGGCCGGTCATGTGGTGGTGTTTGCGCTGCGGCTCGATATCTTCCCGGCGGATGACGCGCCCACCGTGTTCTACATCGGCAGCAATGACCCGGCCGAGCTGGAAGCCATCCGGCGTACCTTGCTGCAGCACGCTGTGCACCTGCCGATTGCCGGTGAATACATGCACCGTTCTGCCTTCGAAGCCAGCGAGCGCTATGGCAAGGACTTGTTCCTGTTCATCCAGCGCTTTGGCACCGAGCGCCTGATGCAGGCCTATGCCCTGAAAAGCCGGGTCGATGCCTGGCTGGAGCGGCTGGGCCTGCGTGCTGGCACCAGCGACCGTATCCTGCAGCGGCTTGCGCACTGGCTGCCACCGCATTTGCCTCCACGGCTAGCCGTCTATCGCGATGGCTATGAACATCATCTGCTGCTGAAGATGAGCCAGCAGGGCGCCGACTATGCACGTGGCGTGCTGCAGGCCCGCTTTCCTTCGGCCAGCGGTGATTTCTTCGAATGTGAAGCAGGGGAAGGGCAGGCGGCTTTCCTGAACCGCTTCGTGGTGGGCGCGGCCATCGTGCGTTATCGCGCCGTGCATGAGCGGGAGGTGGAGGATATCGTGGCGCTGGACATCGCCTTGCCGCGCAATACGATCGATTGGTTCGAGCGCTTGCCGCCCGAGATTGCGGACAAGATCCGATTCACGATGTACTGCGGGCATTTCTTCTGCCATGTGATGCATCAGGAATACCTGGTCAACAAGGGTGAAGATTGCGAGACGCTCAAGCAGGCGATCCTGGCGCTGCTTGAGGCCAAGGGGGCCAAGTACCCGGCCGAACACAATGTGGGACATCAATACCGGGCCGAGCCTGCGCTGGAAGCCTTCTATCGCAGGCTGGACCCGACCAACAGCTTCAATCCGGGCATCGGCAAGACCTCGCGCCGCAAGCATTGGCGCTAG
- a CDS encoding ABC transporter permease, whose product MTTATEVGTTPGPDLPVKGQGKPRQVLGWILRNVVWIWLVALVLGFGLFSQFFLSVMNLQNILVQATVLGLLALAVALPLLVGEIDLSLPANLGFSSAIGAWLYATWGGPWWLTMLVGVAVATLIGWFNGLCITRLRMVSLIQTLAMMIVLQGALLALTQGKTITNLDDGYIWIGSATLGGWPLMPVIFVIALLAMSVLLRRTVLGRSIYAVGGNALASHAAGIRVHRIKIICYALAGAIAGVAGYLLASWQIAITPNQGASYLLYAIAAPIIGGVSVFGGRGSVLGILGGVLLLTVIQVGLAITNVPSFYVGMIGGVMIFIAVAIDAIRVRFFVQ is encoded by the coding sequence ATGACAACCGCAACCGAGGTCGGCACCACGCCTGGTCCCGACCTGCCCGTGAAGGGGCAAGGCAAGCCGCGCCAGGTCCTGGGCTGGATCTTGCGCAACGTGGTCTGGATCTGGCTGGTGGCGCTGGTGCTGGGCTTTGGCCTGTTCAGCCAGTTCTTCCTCAGTGTGATGAACCTGCAGAACATCCTGGTGCAAGCCACCGTGCTGGGCCTGTTGGCACTGGCCGTGGCGCTGCCCTTGCTGGTGGGCGAGATCGACCTGTCGCTGCCGGCCAACCTGGGCTTTTCCTCGGCCATCGGCGCCTGGCTGTATGCCACTTGGGGTGGTCCCTGGTGGCTGACCATGCTGGTCGGCGTGGCCGTGGCGACCCTGATCGGCTGGTTCAATGGCCTGTGCATCACGCGCTTGCGCATGGTGTCGCTGATCCAGACGCTGGCCATGATGATCGTGCTGCAAGGGGCTTTGCTGGCCCTCACGCAAGGCAAGACCATCACCAACCTCGACGATGGCTACATCTGGATCGGCTCGGCCACCCTGGGCGGCTGGCCGCTGATGCCGGTGATCTTCGTCATCGCCTTGCTGGCCATGTCGGTGCTGCTGCGGCGTACCGTGCTGGGGCGCTCCATCTATGCGGTAGGCGGCAATGCGCTGGCCTCGCACGCGGCGGGTATTCGCGTGCATCGCATCAAGATCATCTGCTATGCGCTGGCCGGGGCCATTGCCGGGGTTGCCGGCTACCTGCTGGCTTCCTGGCAGATCGCTATCACCCCCAACCAGGGCGCCAGCTACCTGCTCTATGCGATCGCTGCGCCCATCATCGGTGGCGTGAGCGTGTTCGGCGGGCGCGGCAGCGTGTTGGGCATCCTGGGCGGCGTGCTGTTGCTCACCGTGATCCAGGTTGGGCTGGCCATCACCAATGTGCCTTCGTTCTACGTGGGCATGATCGGTGGCGTGATGATCTTCATCGCGGTGGCCATCGATGCCATCCGCGTGCGCTTCTTCGTGCAGTGA